AGACCTCGACGAATTTGCGTTATAAATACGGCCGCAGCTTGAAAGTCGACAGCAAGCACGCCATCATCGTCAAAGAGCCCAAGGAGTACAGGCTGCCTTCCACCGGCGTCAACACCAATTATCTTTTTGCGAAAGAAGATTTTTATTTCGTCTACCCGACGAACTATCACTATTATTTAAATCATTACCGCGACAGTCTGCAGCACGGCGGGGTGTCGATGGAGGAGATGATTTTGCCAGTGGTGCGGCTGGAGCCGCGATGAGAAAATGGTTTCATTCAAACCAATCCTACTCCTGCTCATACTCATGATCGCTTTTGAAAACCTTTAGAAGCGAGCATGAGTAGGAGAAAGAGTACGAGCAATTATTAATCAATCATGCTTTCTACCACCGAACTGCGTTCAGTGCTTGCCGGAGAAGCCGTATTCACGATACCTTCGCATTCGGTTGAAGAGACCCACTTGCTGTCGGCGCAGCTCGCGGATCAGGTACAAAGGGGCGAGGTCATTGCGCTCTTTGGTGATTTGGGGAGCGGAAAGACGACGTTCGTACAGGGGTTTTGCGCCGCCAGTGGCGTGAAGGCCGCGGTAACCAGCCCGACTTTTACGCTGATGCACATTTATCGCGGCGCACCATGGCCGATTTATCATTTCGATTTTTACCGCTTGCACAGCGTTGCCGAAGCACAAGCGTTGGGCTGTGAAGAATATTTTGATGGCGACGGCATTTCATTGATTGAATGGCCGGAACGGGCGCTGCCGTTATTGCCGGCGCGGCATCTGCAAATCCATCTGCGCATTCCCGACTTCGCCGCCTCGCCGGATTGGCGCGAAATTAAAATTCATCGCGCGGAGGCCGTCGCGTGATTCTCGGCATCGAAACCGCCACGTCGATATGCAGCGCCGGCATTGCCGACGGCGATCAAATCATTGCCGAGCTGCGTTTCAATATTAAAAATATTCATGCCGA
This candidate division KSB1 bacterium DNA region includes the following protein-coding sequences:
- the tsaE gene encoding tRNA (adenosine(37)-N6)-threonylcarbamoyltransferase complex ATPase subunit type 1 TsaE; this translates as MLSTTELRSVLAGEAVFTIPSHSVEETHLLSAQLADQVQRGEVIALFGDLGSGKTTFVQGFCAASGVKAAVTSPTFTLMHIYRGAPWPIYHFDFYRLHSVAEAQALGCEEYFDGDGISLIEWPERALPLLPARHLQIHLRIPDFAASPDWREIKIHRAEAVA